tttaattcttagcCTATGaggaaaatgattattaaatttagttttttagggTTGAAATCATGTTATGCACAGTACAAACACTTTCAAATTaccagatttttattaataattatgaaaaattggacataacaactttttttctctctttcttaaataataatgttaaaatgaaaattaaaaaagaagttgtgctaaaaaagtaataattcaaaatacattattctttggacattaaatattattaaataactttggTAACATCTTGTGACTGAGTTACAAACTTGCACCAGAAATTCTTAGTACTTTTCAGtgttcttaaaatatacaaccaattattaaacaaaattagaatataatacTTTAGGGATTTAAAATCATAAGCACTGAAGTTATGataaaaaggacaaaaaaattatttaattaaactaattacgTTAATAATCTTTCGGGaagaataatttatgaaacCCCTTGACATACGAAGACATCTGGGAGACGTGCCATTTGTTTCTtatgtcaaaacaataattgacgtGTTACAGACGTCTtcaacacagagatgccaacttgttccagacagcgaataaatattttaaagtggtagtttatcaattgtgattcttggtttagtaaattcaatttagtagatttttattcaccactatttctaaataatttgtaggcttatataattcaccactttatagtagttatgtcatgctatatcTGTAGTTATTTAGCGTTTTATTTTGGCgtatccggagcagttggcatctctttcaACATTCCGTTGCGAGCTGTTGTTTACAGTACAATCAAAGTTCATTTCTAAATGAAGGGGTTAAGTATATGTATATACAAAACAAGTTCTTTCCAagaatataatatgaaaatttttttatggtatggATAGAACATAGTATATTGAATGAACtgcttttattaaagatttatttataaaaactggaCACACTTGGTgttgttttttacttcaaaaatgcCACCactaattatttgtgtttttagcATGGTCCTCATTCaagataatattttctatttttatttttcaaaatatcaaatatgctataaacatatttgttccccctataaaaaataaatgctaaaaattacctcctaacaataaaaaaaaaaaaaaaattacaattatatcaaataaaaggCACTTGAGGAAGGATACTTGTATcaaagttaaagcaaatttcTAAATTCACATTATTGTCTAATTTCTGAGTACTTTAACtagcacaatatttttttttgcactttatgAAACATATGTGAGTCAAtctcattaaattataaatacaaagaaaaatactgctgaaataatattcattaaaactatttgacattaaaattttgtaataccCTTTCAAAAGGTACCAATCATACAATTAAAAGTACACTTCAGCTCGGAAATCagagcaatattaaaaataatttaaaatttacaattactaaAAGAGTTAAATCTATGGATGGAAATAAGCCTATAACATGATATAATGGAATGAGAATACAAGTGGTTTATCTACAGTTTTCTATGTTTAGccttattatttaacattggctctttcagttttattaatatgcatTCTATTCATATGTTTAAACATCTACAAGCATTTCCTCTTCAAtcctgtctttttttaaaaaggactaACATTACTAATATGAATGTTATTTATCAAAAGCAGAATTATGAATTCAAATGTGATGCTTTAAGTAAGAATTTTGTAATCATGCTTAttagagaaataattatatttcaggtttaaaaataatgggcaatgattttttaagtttaaagaatCTTTGAGTTTTAAGAGACCTTGTGTTTTTGCATAAGccgtttttaataaaacttgattGACCAGTATAAAGGAATGTACTAATTATGCAAAATgttcgtttaatttttaaaaaaaggataaaacaaaaaatattgagcgTTCGCAAAAGAAcctaactaaaacaaaataactaaatttttagttaactattataatagtttttgagaaacgcttgtttaaaaaatttacacatagtattaaagtaatgaaaaacaaTCTGAAGTGATTATCTTGAGTTTAATATACAAGTCTTGAGTATAATAACAAGTGATTATCTTGAGATGTTTATCTGgttaatttttctacaaaaattttgaaaaatatatattaagggggATTTATCATGGCACAACTCTCATACAAAGCTCAAATTTGAGCTGTGGTCCAACTCAATGCTTAGAGGTAAAAATCTAAAGAgtgtattttttgttcttttcttttgttaagcAGCAGAAATAAGCTTGACATTTAATAGcttttgaaataagatttttttaaaaaaacttagcaTTAACATAAAAGTAGGGCTtaaaccctttttttaatatgtggAGTTGGCCCACTACTGAAATAAAAGCTTCTCATGAAGTAGAAACaaatcataaagaaaaaaaaaatggcgataGCACACTTGCATTCTCACtcaatgaaaaacaattatgtatACATTTACATTCACATAGCAAATGGCAGCTCATAAGATCTATTCTAAATATGTTTGACATATTATTTCTGCGATGATTGCTAAATCGAAATCACTTTGACTAGTATTTTTTGCAATACTTCATTCAATGGAATGGGAGAAAATATAGGAATGCGAAACTTAactcaaaatactttttggaTAAAAGCGCGAAATTACTTTTTCAGTATAACTCTTGCAGCTCTTATAAGCGGAGTCATCGAAGAGAGACTGCCAGCTTTCTGGAGGAATGGGTGTTTCAAAAGTTCGGCAGCCGAGGCTCGCTTCTCGACGTCCACTTCCAGGCACTTGTCTAAAAAGTCACTCAGTTCAGCAGACAGTTTTGCCCTGTCTTTCAGTTTGGGCTTTCCTGTGGTGGCAATAAGATATAAAGCTTTTAAGGGTGTTTCATTCAAATAGGGTGGCTCCCCGTCAATCATTTCAATCACCATGATACCAAGGCTCCAGATATCGATTTTATTCCCGTACTGCTTACGAGTCACGACTTCGGGAGCCATCCAGTAAGGCGTACCGACAACTGTCTGCCTCTTCTCCTCTGGCGTGATCTGAGCACAGAATCCGAAGTCGGTCACTTTCACAGTTCCGTCCATACCGAGTAGGACATTGTCACTTTTAATATCCCTGTGAATGATCCCTCTGGAATGAAGGAATGCGATCGCTTTCAGGGTTTCTCGACACACAGATGCAATCTGGCTTTCGTTCATGAGAACTTCCATGACGACATCTGTAAGAGGACCTCCCTCTAAATATTCCATGACGACCCACAATGATCCATCAACAAGGTAGCTTTCCACAAAGTTTACAAGATTAGGGtgtctaaagaaaaataataaaaacataatcagaaatagaaaaaataaatcaaaattattaccagGATAGTCACAAACCCTCACtcagaaagaaaacaatttcctgacttttctctatttttttttcttttcagaatgattttattgaattctcCTGATTTTTGTAACTACCGccataaatttcattcttaatttttcagttagGCCATCATATTCTGATGGCTTCGTCTgttgttaaattaacattaataacatgGTACAAAATGCAACAAATGCAGAGGTGCCACATATCTGACAAGCTCAAGCAAGAAGAAGAACATTAATAAAGTCTTTATAGAAaacaaaagcaatatttattgataatataagTACACTCGTAACTGACTACATTCACGTGCATTTCGTATCGACgttctacaaaataataatgcttaCATCACAAAAtcgaaactgaaaataaaacataaccgCTGTTGCCattcttcatttttacaatacatATGCACTTACGGTGGCCAAGGAGTTAACATGCGAACTAAATAATCGTTGTGGCCATTCGTAATTTACAATTGCGCTTACAATTCTTAAACatcaaatatattacaaaacacCTTTATGTGCGAtacagttgaaaataatttttaaaaaattgttgcaaggccaattttttaagaaaaaatatttgacatttaGATACctcaaatataaatgtattcatttttccTGACTTATCGGCATTCCCAGACATTTCTCTGATTTTTCCAGATTGATAACGTTTCCTAACTTTTCCTGTTCTTCCCAATTTTTCTGCTTCGCGACTAATTAGGGTACaattagttgaatttattttaaggcatattatttcaattgtaaaataaataggaaacaTTTCAGGAAGATCAacattaacatattatttattctagttaaatatatttaattcttaaataaattaaaatgaatataaaatattttattaaagccCAGAGCCGTAAGGAATGGAGGGCTATCCCAAGACATGCTCGAGTCTTCAAAAGGACTGGACTGCTAAGCCAATAAGTAGTAGTAGTAACGCACATTTAATGGATTGCCCAAAATCAATTCTCTTTAGAACTTAACTGCCTTCTTTTAGttaagaaattcaaaactaattaagtTTGTATTGACGAATTAATGaccgatttaaaaattagcgtTTCTATAAACTTCATATGTAACTCCAATTAAACAGTAATTCAGCTGAAACAGAAAGACAATGAAGGTGCTATTAAGTGTAGATcctttcaaagttaaaattttcagaatatttattagTGTTCATTGATAAATCTATATTACTCACACACATTGAAAATCAAGTACCTCACTTAAAACTGAAAGTatttgttaactttaaaaatatttgaattagtttaaattctgtttatttaaaaaaaaaatcctacttttataaagtaactaattttttagaCCATTAGAATATAACAATTCCTCGACCTTTACAGAATTGACTTAGCCAATAAttgacagggtgcgtagccagatttgataacaaaaaataagcatcttttaagcactcaaaaaatatttttaatcacttttttaaaaaaaatcataattaggatccatgcagtactaaaatttttttcttcttcttctgccgtttaaagttcttaatttcaaaaacatttcaaaatgattttcaaaaactttacataatcatgataaaataactagtttctgataaatattacaCAAGAAATagtgaaaatcatgcattttttgtcatttcaaaTGACAATTGaagcaacaaagaaaaaatctatttttaaaagttagaaaattagGCACTTTTCACAaaccctgaataaaaaaaagcacctttaagggcttttaaaaaacgtaaataaaaaaaagcacctttaagtactttttaaaaacgttcaCCCTGATTGACAATTATTGacttacagaaataatttaaataattttaaattttcttaatttaatttaattttttttaaaaatttgggtaAATCAAAATCTTGGATTTGAGCCAGTTTTCggatttacttcaaatttattacaaattcccAGCACATTCAATAACTTAAGAGATATAATGAATTAACTGAATTCTAAGAAACTATATTAATTGTCACATGAAAACTTACTTATTTTGTTGCATGACTTTGATTTCAGTTATAATAAGATCTTTTTGAGGTTGTTGTCCAATATCCATTGTTTTAATGGCTACTTTTTCTCCAGACTCTTTATCAATTGCAGTATACACTAAACCTGATGCCCTGAAAGATACATTCATGTGTCTTTAATGTGCTATTTCATATACAGTAAAACTCCCGAACAAGGGTCACTTATGGGATTGTACTTATGTGGCAGGCATTAAGAGGTGGTCAGTATtcgaaattataaatgaattggttattcaaaaatacattattagttgttcaaatttatattacattgagtaaaaagttttcagccccccaaaaaatgataaattcatattaaatcgGCAAAGTTAATGACAATAGTAATCTCCATTCAAATCAACAATAGTCCACTTGATCAATGATTTGCTTTAACTGGTCGCAATTATCTCAAAAGGGCGTCCAGAATGTGGTTCATAATGTTGAAATTCCCAGCTTTAAACTTTAGAAACCAAACTTTTACTGTATCATAAGAAACAGCATTGAAACCTAAACTTTCACACATTTTCTTGTAGCATTCAGTTGCACTGggtttatttcgtaatttatagTACATAATCGTTTTGATTTGTTGACGTGATAGCTccattttaaacactttttttggTGCACAAGGTAATAAAGTTTTGACAAACAAATTACACACTTGTGTAGTTCCAATCTTTATTActcattgaatttaaaattgtcaaatttttaaataattttataagtgtaATAGAGAAAATTTTCATCAGCGTAGCTATTTTATAGAATCCTCAGATAAATACAGTACACAACCCGTTATCtgaaaatcagaaaaccggaacgaaattcgataaattttcccgccattttaaaaaaataaaatttttttttcctcacaagattttaggatttttccttcttttttgaaagatgtttaccttaccatcattttggaaataatcattagtgtattacttcgttttttcaagattatttccaaatatttttattttcagttgggtttaacaataaaaaaaaactgctttttgtagcgattcagaaaaccggaaaaatcagttatccggaatagcgatggtcccgatcgttccggatactcggttccctactgtaataaaaaattaaaaactcataaaataagctttttcaGGATTCATTGTTAGATTTTTTGCTTTCATAATCacagttcatattttattactttcattaaaatttcactgtaattataattatcatacaTAAATATTAGCACAGCTCTtacttaataaaacatttaaatataaaattagaaacaattgCAGTTAATTTTTAAGAGCTTAAATTGAGTGAACAAATGACATACAAaagggaattaaaattttttttaacaaattaaacttttaatatagactttttcttcaacaaatagtctattttgaattatgaaatccaaaatttatcaaaaaatttgattgatcaatacaaataacaatattaaacaattgGTAACTTATGAGGTAACTTGGatagaataaaatgtattaacataCCCGGAACCAATTTTCTTgatcaaagaatatttttgctggGGATCCCCAGGAGAAGTAATGCAttctaaattagaaataacaatAGTCATTCAACAATATCagataaaattagcatttgcaacattaatatatttaaaactttcaaaagtaACTCTTTATGAGGATTTAAACAATACTATACAAttgcaaaataacaataatataattttcacacAGTGTGAGAAAGAATAATTGATAGaataatatcaaaacaaaatttttgaattggcAAAACTATCTGCTTTTGATAGgaacgaaataaaatagaaaaaaaaaaaaatagtgagaatttctcaccctttctcaaaaacagggtgagatttcaaaaagttaagtgagatttctaaaaactaaaacaaaacacaaaaactctaggaaaaaaaatcatttctttaattataatacatttttaacgtcttctactttttaaagcattgaatatttttggtgcatcatcatagaagattttgcctttacaaggtatttgtccaccTTACATTAGTgcgtaaaaaatttgaacgtcttacatgaagaaaccttacctacggtaaatACGTGGTTGCAGAgcaatgtgttctgaaaggggttacgtggttgtgttctgttgttcgaaaaggttctgaacaacactggtaaatagggaagctagataacggggcagatgttgaaaataatgaaggatccaggaagaaaagtgaaacggattttattccaaatggcgtaattcgaagctttttccaaaaatgcgagaaatttgagaattttgaaattgatttatagaatgcgagaatttctcgcggtaaccATTTTTTAgtgcaagaaaagaaaaaaatatgccatATTCTCGCATTGAGGTGAAAACACTGgcttaatacataaataatacagattcacattagcaataaaattcaaaatttgtttgagaTATCGAttgaaaatatcttgaaaattttttcattcatttatatgCTAACTTAAAcgtattaacataaaaaaacaattttgattgcttataaaaaaataattcagtttaaatCAGTACTGTTatcatttttgtcattttacaaTTACTTTTGTTATATTGTGTCTTGGCCCATGACAATCTCAATATGacaaagggtaaaaaaaaatatatacatataacgggagaaattgaaaaatgctcacttaatttatctaaactattattcactaattaaaaaaaaaaaacgttttagtTTAAACCAGcaatgttataattttagtgTCCTTATAATTGCTTTAGTTTCATTGTGTTCTTCTCTTGTCTCATGACAATTTCAATAGGGCAACAAAGAATAAGGAgagaaaaaatgcatataatggggagaaattgaaaaatactcaCTTAATTTATCCATGACTTCAGTatcagaaagtttttttcttctcataacAGGGGGTGGATATTGAGGGTCAGCAACGACTTTCAGTTTTTCAAGGTCTGTTGTCACTTTGTCAGAACAATCAATGTTATCATTTACCTAAAATTAGAATGGCATTAAAAATCACCATATAACTACAGTTAAAGCATCactattttatctgaaaaacaTAGGTTGGCATAttgatcatttaaaaagaaaaaaaaaatatttttttgatttttttaatatttactagcTAAATAAtctggaaaaatatattaacagtacttaatattatttaaaaacattaatatagttaaatagtagatatttataactaaaatgtttcaaaatgtacAAACTAATTGctggataaataaaataatggttatttttttttaagctaaacattcaaaactttcaatttatCAGTTAGATAATCAAAGAAGagtaaattatcaaatatcgAAGAAGAATTAGGAAGAGTTAGTTCATCAAATTgcataaaagagaaaaacaaaaacattgtaAGTTTCTTAGGGCAGAACAAGTCTCATCTTGAATATTGATAAACAAATCatgtatttaatatgttttaaaagcacttaaagTATTCAAATGATATAGTTGAAACATCTTTATTACTAGCTAATTATTTCACATACAGCTAAtggcagtgttttcactacagcgcgagaacgcgagaatctcgcatatttttttcttttctcgcattaagaAATGATTAACGCGAGAAGTTCGCGCActgaatttatcaattttaaaatgcacgaATCTcttgaattttggaaaaaatttagtctTCCGCCATTTTGAAAAAGACATGAAAACAGCTACGACAAgtcttgagaaaaaaagtgagtTCCTTATAATAAGTTGTTTAAAGTATCTCTATTTTTCGCTGTTAATGAATTACCAAACTCCCTCATCGACAATTTAGAgcaatttgtaaaagtttaagTTTGTGAAAACTAATCTGGAAGACCTGACAAAGAGTATGAACATGGAAATAACTTCAACGAACTTCACTATTCCATAACAGAAATAAGTGAAGAACCTATGCTGGCAGATGTAGAGGATAGGAAAGTGTGTGCACAatgctacaaatttaattagtgattcCGAATAGTACAGCATCTGTTGCAAGGTTATTTAGCCCCCAAACcgaattaaagcaaaatatcgTAACAGATCGATTGGTAAGCATTTGAGTaaacctaatgagaatagctaATGAAAAAGTAGATACAGAACGTTTTCCATATGATAATGCCGCAAAAATATC
This window of the Parasteatoda tepidariorum isolate YZ-2023 chromosome 4, CAS_Ptep_4.0, whole genome shotgun sequence genome carries:
- the LOC107437347 gene encoding serine/threonine-protein kinase PAK 1 isoform X3, encoding MSSLFTKLRSSKKSGKKEQAPSEIGIPFSVKHNIHVKFNENTGEVEGLPEPWLRLLQHANISKTEQSQNPAAVLQALKYYVHSIKKKPCEVKFMTTTKTADEESLEIEETAPDGTVSVTELDRGNASESDEDILADTTEVNDNIDCSDKVTTDLEKLKVVADPQYPPPVMRRKKLSDTEVMDKLKCITSPGDPQQKYSLIKKIGSGASGLVYTAIDKESGEKVAIKTMDIGQQPQKDLIITEIKVMQQNKHPNLVNFVESYLVDGSLWVVMEYLEGGPLTDVVMEVLMNESQIASVCRETLKAIAFLHSRGIIHRDIKSDNVLLGMDGTVKVTDFGFCAQITPEEKRQTVVGTPYWMAPEVVTRKQYGNKIDIWSLGIMVIEMIDGEPPYLNETPLKALYLIATTGKPKLKDRAKLSAELSDFLDKCLEVDVEKRASAAELLKHPFLQKAGSLSSMTPLIRAARVILKK
- the LOC107437347 gene encoding serine/threonine-protein kinase PAK 1 isoform X2 → MSIPSENLNMSSLFTKLRSSKKSGKKEQAPSEIGIPFSVKHNIHVKFNENTGEVEGLPEPWLRLLQHANISKTEQSQNPAAVLQALKYYVHSIKKKPCEVKFMTTTKTADEESLEIEETAPDGTVSVTELDRGNASESDEDILADTTEVNDNIDCSDKVTTDLEKLKVVADPQYPPPVMRRKKLSDTEVMDKLKCITSPGDPQQKYSLIKKIGSGASGLVYTAIDKESGEKVAIKTMDIGQQPQKDLIITEIKVMQQNKHPNLVNFVESYLVDGSLWVVMEYLEGGPLTDVVMEVLMNESQIASVCRETLKAIAFLHSRGIIHRDIKSDNVLLGMDGTVKVTDFGFCAQITPEEKRQTVVGTPYWMAPEVVTRKQYGNKIDIWSLGIMVIEMIDGEPPYLNETPLKALYLIATTGKPKLKDRAKLSAELSDFLDKCLEVDVEKRASAAELLKHPFLQKAGSLSSMTPLIRAARVILKK
- the LOC107437347 gene encoding serine/threonine-protein kinase PAK 1 isoform X1, which gives rise to MSFYRYVHRSIPSENLNMSSLFTKLRSSKKSGKKEQAPSEIGIPFSVKHNIHVKFNENTGEVEGLPEPWLRLLQHANISKTEQSQNPAAVLQALKYYVHSIKKKPCEVKFMTTTKTADEESLEIEETAPDGTVSVTELDRGNASESDEDILADTTEVNDNIDCSDKVTTDLEKLKVVADPQYPPPVMRRKKLSDTEVMDKLKCITSPGDPQQKYSLIKKIGSGASGLVYTAIDKESGEKVAIKTMDIGQQPQKDLIITEIKVMQQNKHPNLVNFVESYLVDGSLWVVMEYLEGGPLTDVVMEVLMNESQIASVCRETLKAIAFLHSRGIIHRDIKSDNVLLGMDGTVKVTDFGFCAQITPEEKRQTVVGTPYWMAPEVVTRKQYGNKIDIWSLGIMVIEMIDGEPPYLNETPLKALYLIATTGKPKLKDRAKLSAELSDFLDKCLEVDVEKRASAAELLKHPFLQKAGSLSSMTPLIRAARVILKK